A single window of Deltaproteobacteria bacterium DNA harbors:
- the hisI gene encoding phosphoribosyl-AMP cyclohydrolase produces the protein MKLNFEKGQGLLPAIAQDWQTGQVLMLAYMNREAWDQTLATRKAHYWSRSRNELWLKGGTSGHVQMVKEIFIDCDGDTILLKVEQLGGGACHTGYKSCFFQKVDEKGTIEIVGEKGFDPREVYKK, from the coding sequence ATGAAACTGAATTTCGAAAAAGGGCAGGGCCTTCTGCCGGCAATTGCCCAGGATTGGCAAACCGGGCAGGTCCTCATGCTGGCCTATATGAACCGGGAGGCCTGGGACCAAACCCTGGCAACCCGAAAAGCCCATTACTGGAGCCGATCCCGAAATGAATTGTGGCTTAAAGGGGGGACGTCCGGGCATGTTCAAATGGTCAAGGAAATTTTTATCGATTGCGACGGAGATACCATCCTCTTAAAGGTGGAACAATTGGGCGGTGGGGCCTGTCATACCGGGTACAAGAGTTGTTTTTTTCAAAAAGTAGATGAAAAGGGGACCATAGAAATTGTCGGGGAAAAAGGGTTTGATCCCCGGGAGGTTTATAAAAAGTGA
- a CDS encoding ATP phosphoribosyltransferase codes for MNVLKLGIPKGSLQEATINLFRKSGWKINVNSRNYFPEIDDPEIRCSICRAQEMSRYVESGTIDAGITGKDWTLENNSKVKVISDLLYSKVSSRPALWVLAVASDSKIKKIEDLRGKKIATELVNFTRRYFAEKGIPVQVEFSWGATEGKIISGLADAIVEVTETGSTIRAHGLKIIHELMQSNTQIIANRESWKDPWKKDKIKQIVLLLQGALRAEKMVGLKMNVPAEKLEDLVAILPSLNAPTIANLYNSNWLSVETVVEESQVRELIPGLIRRGAQGIIEYSLNKLI; via the coding sequence GTGAATGTATTAAAGCTAGGCATTCCCAAAGGGAGCCTGCAAGAGGCGACTATTAACCTTTTTAGAAAGTCGGGCTGGAAGATCAACGTCAACAGTCGGAATTATTTTCCGGAAATCGATGATCCGGAGATCCGGTGTTCTATTTGCCGGGCACAGGAAATGTCCCGCTATGTGGAAAGCGGCACTATTGATGCCGGTATAACCGGGAAGGATTGGACCCTGGAAAATAACTCCAAGGTAAAAGTCATCTCGGATCTTTTGTATTCCAAGGTCAGCAGTCGCCCGGCCCTTTGGGTCCTGGCGGTAGCCAGTGATTCCAAGATCAAAAAGATAGAAGATCTGCGGGGGAAGAAGATCGCCACCGAACTGGTCAATTTTACCCGTCGATATTTTGCCGAAAAGGGCATTCCGGTGCAGGTGGAGTTTTCCTGGGGGGCTACCGAGGGGAAGATCATTTCCGGCCTGGCCGATGCCATTGTTGAGGTGACCGAAACCGGCAGTACCATCCGGGCCCATGGTCTGAAGATCATCCATGAATTGATGCAATCCAATACCCAGATCATTGCCAATCGGGAATCGTGGAAAGACCCCTGGAAAAAAGATAAAATCAAGCAAATCGTTTTATTATTGCAAGGGGCCTTACGAGCGGAAAAGATGGTGGGCTTGAAAATGAATGTCCCGGCTGAGAAGCTTGAAGACCTGGTAGCCATCCTGCCCAGTTTGAACGCCCCCACCATCGCCAATCTCTATAACAGCAACTGGCTGTCGGTGGAGACCGTGGTCGAGGAATCCCAGGTCCGGGAATTGATCCCCGGTTTGATCCGGAGAGGGGCTCAGGGGATCATTGAATATTCGTTGAATAAGCTGATATAA
- a CDS encoding tetratricopeptide repeat protein has translation MTKLQPTTLVLENSELRTPNSELPNQKGHPEVRTRKTSVVILIILLACLAACATPSQTKEQALSHLRLGDSMLQEGRPTQALAELIKANDLDPSNPVIRNVLGIAYLEKGMVRQAIYQFEKALYLNPDYVEVHNNLGTALLRDGRVKESIPEFNKALEDPLYTTPHFVQYNLGQAYYALQEYDKAQEYFQEAIKSSPGYSLAYHGLGLTLQATQHLDEAAEAFKKAIEHAPRYARAHYDLGEVLVQLNQQSLARLAFKEVIGLDPEGPLGKKAQQRLKEIK, from the coding sequence ATGACTAAATTGCAGCCAACTACTCTGGTTTTAGAAAACTCCGAACTCCGAACTCCGAACTCCGAACTGCCCAATCAGAAGGGCCATCCAGAGGTAAGGACCCGAAAAACATCAGTGGTGATCCTGATAATCCTCCTGGCTTGTCTGGCCGCCTGTGCCACACCTTCTCAAACCAAGGAGCAGGCTCTGTCCCATTTGCGCCTGGGGGACTCGATGCTGCAGGAAGGCCGACCCACCCAGGCTTTGGCCGAACTGATCAAGGCCAATGATTTAGACCCCAGCAACCCGGTGATTCGAAATGTTCTGGGAATCGCTTATCTGGAAAAGGGGATGGTCCGCCAGGCTATTTATCAGTTTGAGAAGGCCCTCTACCTCAATCCCGATTATGTGGAGGTGCATAATAACCTGGGCACGGCCCTGCTCCGGGATGGGAGGGTGAAGGAGTCCATCCCGGAGTTTAACAAGGCCCTTGAAGATCCGTTGTACACGACGCCCCATTTTGTTCAATACAATTTGGGCCAGGCCTACTATGCCCTTCAGGAATATGATAAGGCCCAGGAATACTTCCAGGAGGCGATCAAAAGCTCACCGGGCTACAGCCTGGCCTATCACGGTTTAGGGTTGACCTTGCAGGCCACCCAACACCTGGATGAGGCGGCAGAGGCCTTTAAAAAGGCTATTGAACATGCACCCCGATATGCCCGGGCCCATTACGACTTAGGGGAGGTGCTGGTTCAGTTGAATCAACAATCCTTGGCCCGACTGGCTTTTAAAGAAGTGATCGGTTTGGATCCCGAAGGTCCATTGGGCAAGAAGGCCCAACAGAGATTAAAGGAGATCAAATAA
- a CDS encoding pyridoxal phosphate-dependent aminotransferase, with translation MSSNNAFEPTAVSRRAREITPFIAMDVLEAAQAMERAGDRIIHLEVGEPDFDTPDCIKEAAIKALQDGKTHYTDSRGILELREAICAYYNQRYQVEVSPDQIIITSGTSPAMFMVFSALLEPGQEVIISDPHYACYPNFIQFAQGKPVKVRVYEEDGFQYFPEEIRKRIGPDTKGIFINSPSNPTGTLLSADRMKGLAQFDPYIISDEIYHGLVYEGREHSILEFTDRAFVLNGFSKLYAMTGWRLGYLIAPREFIRPLQKIHQNFFISANSVAQWAGITALNQAQEDVARMRDLYDQRRKVIIKRLKELGFGLAVEPTGAFYVLANAKAFHSDSYKLAFDILKKAKVGATPGIDFGEGAEGYLRFTYANSIERIEEGMERLQAYLSREEYKEIP, from the coding sequence ATGTCTTCAAACAATGCATTCGAACCGACCGCGGTCTCCAGGCGGGCCCGGGAGATTACTCCGTTTATTGCCATGGATGTCCTGGAAGCCGCTCAGGCCATGGAGCGGGCCGGAGACCGGATCATCCATCTCGAAGTAGGGGAACCTGATTTCGATACTCCGGACTGTATTAAAGAAGCGGCCATCAAGGCCCTCCAGGATGGAAAGACTCATTATACCGACAGCCGGGGGATTCTCGAACTCCGGGAAGCCATTTGTGCCTATTATAATCAACGTTACCAGGTTGAGGTTTCCCCGGATCAGATCATTATCACCTCCGGGACCTCGCCTGCCATGTTTATGGTTTTTTCGGCTTTACTCGAACCAGGACAGGAAGTCATTATTTCTGATCCCCATTATGCCTGTTATCCTAATTTTATTCAATTCGCCCAGGGGAAACCGGTTAAGGTTCGGGTCTATGAAGAAGACGGCTTTCAATATTTCCCGGAAGAAATCCGAAAGCGTATCGGACCGGATACCAAAGGGATTTTTATCAATTCTCCGTCCAATCCCACCGGGACCCTGTTGTCGGCAGACCGGATGAAGGGGTTGGCCCAATTCGACCCTTATATTATTTCCGATGAGATTTATCACGGTCTGGTTTATGAAGGCCGGGAACATTCGATCCTTGAATTCACCGATCGGGCCTTTGTGCTGAACGGTTTTTCTAAACTGTATGCCATGACCGGCTGGCGCTTGGGCTATTTGATCGCCCCCCGTGAATTTATTCGTCCCTTGCAGAAAATTCATCAAAACTTTTTTATCTCGGCCAATTCCGTGGCCCAATGGGCCGGGATTACCGCCTTGAATCAGGCCCAGGAAGATGTGGCCCGGATGAGGGACCTCTATGACCAGCGCCGGAAGGTGATCATTAAAAGGCTCAAAGAACTGGGGTTCGGGCTGGCCGTTGAGCCTACCGGGGCTTTTTACGTCCTGGCCAATGCCAAAGCCTTCCACTCCGATTCGTATAAATTGGCCTTTGACATCTTAAAAAAAGCCAAAGTTGGAGCCACTCCGGGTATTGATTTTGGGGAGGGTGCCGAAGGCTATCTCCGCTTCACCTATGCCAATTCCATTGAACGGATCGAAGAGGGGATGGAACGCCTTCAGGCTTATTTAAGCCGGGAAGAATATAAAGAAATTCCATGA
- a CDS encoding YihA family ribosome biogenesis GTP-binding protein, with amino-acid sequence MIIHSAEFLRSGLKAVHFPQTGLPEIAFAGRSNVGKSSLINALLGRKSLVRTSRRPGQTRLLNFFLVNEDFVLVDLPGYGFSKAPKEVIRSYQQAMSGYLKTRKTLVSVVILLDIRRLPSTEDKGFQRLVQSCGLDPLWVLTKSDTVGRGSWKRAWSMISEELGHPDGKPIFFSARTGQGREEIWDEIERRLKGTDEA; translated from the coding sequence ATGATTATCCATTCAGCGGAATTTCTCAGAAGTGGACTGAAGGCCGTTCATTTTCCTCAAACCGGTCTGCCGGAGATTGCCTTTGCCGGTCGTTCCAATGTCGGGAAATCTTCTTTAATAAACGCCCTCTTAGGGCGAAAATCCCTGGTCCGGACCAGCCGAAGACCGGGTCAAACCCGGTTGTTGAATTTTTTTTTGGTTAATGAGGATTTTGTTTTAGTAGACTTGCCGGGTTATGGATTTTCCAAGGCTCCCAAGGAAGTCATCCGGAGCTATCAACAAGCCATGTCGGGCTATCTGAAAACGAGAAAGACCCTGGTTTCGGTGGTGATTTTGTTGGATATCCGGCGTCTCCCCAGTACTGAAGATAAAGGTTTCCAGCGGCTGGTGCAATCTTGCGGCCTTGATCCTTTATGGGTTCTGACCAAATCAGACACCGTGGGACGAGGCTCCTGGAAACGGGCCTGGTCAATGATCTCCGAAGAACTGGGCCATCCGGACGGTAAGCCCATTTTTTTTTCAGCCAGAACAGGACAGGGCAGAGAAGAAATCTGGGACGAGATTGAGCGGAGGTTGAAGGGCACCGATGAAGCCTGA
- a CDS encoding (Fe-S)-binding protein yields MSITPFIEVNQAIVATGGDTLNQCMQCGLCAGLCPWGRVVEGSPFDIRKLVRMGQLGMEGYESDDILFACTTCNLCVRNCPRQVKIVDVVRAMRSMIVETGAIPQGLRPILGSVHSQGNPWSEDKAKRINWTQGLDVPLFGPDTEYFLFVCCTSAYEQRSQKIAKAIVELLKTAGVSFGILGNEEACCGEAVRKIGDEALFTKLAEQNIALYKGKGVKKIITTSPHCFTTFTKEYKELGADFEVQHYSQFLAKLVQDGKLTPKKPLAKKVIYHDPCYLGRHNEVFDLPRELLQAIPELELVEFGQNKAFSLCCGGGGGRLWMETKPEQRFSDKKMIEAADRGAEVFATACPYCISLFEDSRKGTGKEEQLVVKDITELLQESL; encoded by the coding sequence ATGTCGATTACCCCCTTTATAGAAGTCAACCAGGCCATCGTGGCTACGGGTGGAGATACGCTGAATCAATGCATGCAATGCGGCCTTTGTGCCGGCCTGTGCCCCTGGGGCCGGGTCGTGGAAGGATCCCCCTTTGATATCCGAAAACTGGTTCGGATGGGCCAATTGGGCATGGAGGGATATGAATCCGATGACATCCTGTTTGCCTGCACAACCTGTAATCTATGTGTCCGCAACTGCCCCCGTCAGGTAAAAATAGTCGATGTAGTCCGGGCCATGCGCAGCATGATCGTCGAGACCGGGGCCATTCCCCAGGGGCTTCGTCCTATCCTGGGCAGTGTTCACAGCCAGGGAAACCCCTGGTCGGAAGATAAGGCCAAAAGAATCAACTGGACTCAAGGGTTGGACGTGCCCCTCTTTGGACCGGACACCGAATATTTTCTCTTCGTCTGCTGTACCTCAGCCTATGAGCAGCGGAGCCAGAAAATCGCCAAAGCCATAGTTGAATTACTAAAAACCGCCGGCGTCAGCTTCGGTATCCTCGGGAATGAAGAAGCCTGTTGTGGCGAAGCCGTCCGGAAAATAGGGGATGAAGCCTTGTTTACCAAACTGGCAGAACAAAACATCGCCCTTTACAAAGGAAAAGGGGTCAAGAAGATCATTACCACTTCTCCCCATTGTTTTACGACTTTCACCAAAGAATACAAAGAATTGGGAGCTGATTTTGAAGTTCAACATTATTCCCAGTTTTTGGCAAAATTGGTCCAGGATGGGAAACTGACCCCCAAGAAACCTTTGGCCAAAAAGGTTATCTATCATGATCCCTGTTATCTTGGCCGCCATAACGAGGTCTTTGATCTGCCCAGGGAACTCCTGCAGGCCATTCCGGAGTTAGAGTTAGTAGAATTTGGACAAAATAAGGCTTTCAGCCTCTGCTGTGGCGGTGGGGGGGGCCGTCTGTGGATGGAAACCAAGCCGGAACAACGCTTTTCTGATAAAAAGATGATCGAAGCCGCCGACCGGGGAGCCGAAGTCTTTGCCACGGCCTGTCCCTACTGCATCAGTCTTTTTGAAGACAGTCGCAAGGGGACGGGGAAAGAAGAACAACTGGTCGTCAAAGATATAACCGAGCTGTTACAGGAATCGTTGTAA